A genomic window from Prochlorococcus sp. RS04 includes:
- the gyrB gene encoding DNA topoisomerase (ATP-hydrolyzing) subunit B produces the protein MSEDKRSNKISNEYGAEQIQVLEGLEPVRKRPGMYIGSTGPRGLHHLVYEVVDNSVDEALAGHCDHIEIVLRADGSASISDNGRGIPTDIHPRTGKSALETVLTVLHAGGKFGSGGYKVSGGLHGVGISVVNALSEWVNVTVYRDGSEFNQRFEKGVSKGELETKKQTGRPSKKGTTICFKPDKTIFSGGIEFEYSLLSSRLRELAYLNGGVKIVFRDERNQLSDGSFKEEIYLYQGGIKEYVEYMNAEKDSIHPEIIYVDSQKENVYVEAALQWCSDVYSDNILGFANNIRTIDGGTHIEGLKTVLTRTFNNLAKKRGKRKDIEKNLAGENIREGLTVVLSVKVPDPEFEGQTKTKLGNTEVRGIVDSLIGEALTKYMEFNPGILDLILEKAIQSFNAAEAARRARELVRRKSVLESSTLPGKLADCSSRDPSESEIYIVEGDSAGGSAKQGRDRNFQAILPLRGKILNIEKTDDTKIYKNTEIQSLITALGLGIKGEEFDESSLRYHRVVIMTDADVDGAHIRTLLLTFFYRYQRELVEKGFIYIACPPLYKVERGKNHNYCYNENQLKDTIQGFGENANYNIQRFKGLGEMMPKQLWDTTMNPQTRMMKRVEIEDALEADRIFNILMGDKVAPRREFIETHSSNLDMATLDI, from the coding sequence TGAGGTAGTTGATAACTCGGTTGATGAAGCACTTGCAGGCCATTGCGATCACATAGAAATAGTTCTTCGCGCAGATGGTTCTGCTTCAATTTCTGATAATGGACGAGGTATCCCAACAGATATTCATCCAAGAACAGGGAAAAGTGCCTTAGAAACTGTACTAACTGTTCTTCATGCAGGAGGTAAATTTGGAAGTGGTGGTTATAAAGTTTCAGGGGGTTTGCATGGAGTAGGAATATCTGTAGTTAATGCTTTAAGCGAATGGGTTAATGTGACTGTTTATAGAGATGGAAGCGAATTTAATCAAAGATTTGAAAAAGGCGTATCAAAGGGTGAATTGGAAACTAAAAAGCAGACTGGCAGACCTTCTAAGAAAGGAACAACTATTTGCTTTAAACCCGACAAAACAATTTTTTCTGGAGGAATTGAATTTGAATATTCTCTTCTTTCATCTAGATTAAGAGAGCTAGCTTATCTTAATGGCGGAGTAAAAATTGTTTTTAGAGATGAAAGAAATCAATTATCAGATGGTTCTTTTAAAGAAGAAATTTACTTGTATCAAGGAGGTATTAAAGAATATGTTGAATACATGAATGCTGAAAAAGATTCTATTCATCCTGAAATAATTTATGTTGACTCACAGAAAGAAAATGTATATGTAGAAGCGGCTTTGCAATGGTGTTCAGATGTATATTCAGATAATATTCTAGGATTTGCAAATAATATTAGAACTATTGATGGAGGAACTCATATTGAAGGGCTAAAAACAGTTCTGACAAGAACTTTCAATAATCTTGCAAAAAAGAGAGGTAAAAGAAAAGATATTGAGAAAAATTTAGCTGGCGAAAATATTAGGGAGGGTTTGACTGTTGTTTTATCAGTAAAAGTTCCAGATCCAGAATTTGAAGGGCAAACAAAAACAAAATTAGGAAATACTGAAGTACGGGGGATTGTGGATTCTCTCATTGGGGAGGCTCTCACAAAATATATGGAATTCAATCCTGGAATTTTGGACTTGATTCTTGAAAAAGCAATTCAATCATTTAATGCAGCAGAAGCTGCAAGAAGGGCTAGAGAATTAGTAAGAAGAAAAAGTGTTCTTGAAAGTTCTACCTTGCCGGGCAAATTAGCAGATTGTAGTTCTAGAGATCCCTCAGAATCAGAAATTTATATAGTTGAAGGAGATTCAGCTGGTGGCTCCGCAAAACAAGGACGAGATAGAAATTTTCAGGCTATTTTGCCTCTAAGGGGTAAGATTCTTAATATTGAAAAAACTGATGATACTAAAATATATAAAAACACAGAAATACAGTCGTTAATAACAGCTCTAGGATTAGGAATAAAAGGAGAGGAGTTCGACGAGAGCTCTTTGAGATATCATAGAGTTGTAATTATGACGGATGCTGATGTTGACGGTGCTCATATAAGAACTTTATTGCTTACATTTTTTTACAGGTACCAAAGAGAACTTGTGGAGAAAGGTTTTATATACATTGCTTGTCCCCCTCTTTATAAAGTTGAAAGAGGTAAGAATCATAATTACTGTTATAACGAGAATCAATTAAAGGATACAATTCAAGGTTTTGGAGAAAATGCAAATTATAATATCCAAAGATTTAAGGGATTAGGTGAGATGATGCCAAAACAATTATGGGATACAACTATGAATCCTCAAACGAGGATGATGAAAAGGGTTGAAATTGAAGATGCACTTGAAGCGGACAGAATATTCAATATATTAATGGGAGATAAAGTTGCACCAAGAAGAGAATTTATTGAAACTCATAGTAGCAACTTAGATATGGCCACTTTAGATATATGA
- a CDS encoding fluoride efflux transporter FluC has translation MDFSSISIILLGSTFGLIMRIYIQDNFKKSICFDIQNTSIVNFLSSFFLGILVALNFLNNEILVLFYGGFLGCFSTFSSFIYQLFDLLKKRKFLRLFFHYIEVIIFSFLFFYLGYFIIQFF, from the coding sequence TTGGATTTTAGTTCAATAAGTATTATTTTACTTGGCAGTACTTTTGGATTAATCATGAGAATATATATACAAGATAATTTTAAAAAAAGTATATGTTTTGATATTCAAAATACTTCAATAGTAAATTTTTTATCATCTTTTTTTTTAGGAATTTTAGTAGCTTTAAATTTTCTTAATAACGAAATATTAGTGTTATTTTATGGTGGTTTTTTAGGATGTTTTAGTACATTTTCTTCATTTATATATCAACTTTTTGATTTATTAAAAAAGAGAAAATTTCTCAGATTATTTTTCCACTATATTGAAGTGATAATTTTTTCATTCCTTTTCTTTTATTTAGGTTATTTTATTATTCAGTTTTTTTAA
- a CDS encoding CrcB family protein, with protein MKIKNFIYVLLAAYLATFLRLTIKNNFLISIIGSFLVGFFISRKLSYATEKILLSGFFSCFTSFSGFIFFLYTFLNQGNWIKFIILFNLIIIVNLFTMLCGYWISRKMT; from the coding sequence GTGAAAATAAAAAATTTTATTTATGTTCTTTTAGCTGCGTACCTAGCTACTTTTTTAAGGTTAACTATAAAAAATAATTTTTTAATTTCAATAATTGGATCATTTTTAGTGGGTTTTTTTATCAGTAGAAAATTAAGTTATGCAACTGAAAAAATTTTATTGAGTGGTTTTTTTTCTTGCTTTACATCCTTTAGCGGATTTATATTTTTTTTATACACATTTTTAAACCAAGGGAATTGGATAAAGTTTATAATTCTCTTTAATTTAATTATTATCGTAAATTTATTTACAATGCTTTGTGGTTACTGGATAAGTAGAAAAATGACTTAG